Proteins encoded by one window of Actinomycetota bacterium:
- a CDS encoding bifunctional homocysteine S-methyltransferase/methylenetetrahydrofolate reductase: protein MDRKSFADLILAGPILGDGGTGTSLVAAGVRVTSTFDALNLTAPEAVLALHRSFIDAGARFVETNTFGANRYKLGEFGSAGLVAEVNAAGVRLARESGAEIVVGSVGPLGVRLVPYGRVRADEASEAFREQITALAEAGADVLFIETQVDLDEAEQAINAARAVCDLPVIVSFAFTRDDHTLLGETADAVAHRLSKLDVDAVGVNCSEGPAQVLRLLQVIATAEPHLALVAMPNAGQPHRLGGRIIYQASPKYLADYAVRFFEAGASIIGGCCGTGPEHIEAMGEALATVRSRPPSLSVAESAPKKSASRGLRIEPAIATTTSTFAQALSEGQHAFVVEMAPPRSASAARLVAAADTLASAGAHAVSVADSPMARMRMSPWAACHLIQQEADISTVLHFPTRGRNLLRIQGDLLASHALGIRNVFVCMGDPTSIGDYPQAADHADVTPSGLISLIKKNLNAGLDRSGASIGEATEFVVGCSVNLGAKDLDREQKVLNRKIVAGADFAYSQPLFSVEPLRFFRERYEDRYGELKLPILVGLLPVVSLRHAEFLHNEVPGISVPDRVLETMAAAGENGQKEGLELALQTGHELTDLAAGLYLLPPFGRYHLAAELIEQFRAMLQPAAGRAGT from the coding sequence ATGGACCGCAAGAGTTTTGCCGACCTGATCCTGGCGGGGCCCATCCTGGGCGACGGTGGCACGGGGACGAGCCTGGTTGCGGCCGGAGTCCGGGTTACCTCGACCTTCGACGCCCTGAACCTGACCGCGCCGGAAGCAGTCCTGGCGCTGCACCGCAGCTTCATCGACGCCGGCGCCCGGTTTGTCGAGACAAACACCTTCGGCGCGAACCGCTACAAGCTCGGCGAGTTCGGCTCCGCCGGCCTTGTGGCCGAGGTCAACGCCGCCGGAGTGAGGCTGGCCCGCGAGTCGGGGGCCGAGATCGTGGTCGGCTCGGTCGGCCCCCTGGGGGTGCGGCTCGTGCCCTACGGCCGGGTCCGGGCCGACGAGGCCTCGGAGGCGTTCCGGGAGCAGATCACCGCGCTGGCCGAGGCCGGGGCGGACGTGCTGTTCATCGAGACCCAGGTGGATCTCGATGAGGCCGAGCAGGCGATCAACGCGGCCCGGGCGGTTTGCGACCTGCCGGTGATCGTCTCGTTCGCCTTCACCAGGGACGACCACACGCTGCTGGGAGAGACCGCCGATGCGGTCGCCCACCGCTTGAGCAAGCTGGATGTCGACGCCGTCGGGGTCAACTGCTCGGAGGGCCCGGCCCAGGTTTTGCGCCTTCTCCAGGTCATCGCAACCGCCGAGCCCCACCTGGCGCTGGTGGCGATGCCCAACGCCGGCCAGCCGCACCGCCTGGGCGGACGGATCATCTACCAGGCTTCCCCGAAGTACCTCGCCGACTATGCCGTCCGGTTCTTCGAGGCGGGCGCCTCGATTATCGGCGGTTGCTGCGGCACCGGGCCGGAGCACATCGAAGCCATGGGCGAAGCCCTGGCCACCGTGCGTTCGAGGCCCCCGTCGCTCAGCGTCGCCGAGTCGGCGCCGAAGAAGAGCGCCTCCCGGGGGCTGAGGATCGAACCTGCGATTGCAACCACCACCAGCACCTTCGCCCAGGCTCTGAGTGAGGGGCAGCACGCATTCGTCGTGGAGATGGCGCCCCCCCGGTCGGCTTCCGCCGCCCGCCTGGTGGCTGCCGCCGACACGCTGGCCAGCGCCGGCGCCCACGCGGTGAGCGTCGCCGACAGCCCGATGGCCCGCATGCGCATGAGCCCGTGGGCCGCCTGCCACCTGATCCAGCAGGAGGCGGACATATCGACGGTGCTTCACTTCCCGACCCGCGGGCGGAACCTCCTGCGGATCCAGGGCGACCTGCTGGCCTCCCATGCACTCGGGATCCGCAACGTGTTCGTGTGTATGGGGGACCCGACCTCGATCGGCGACTACCCCCAGGCCGCCGACCACGCCGACGTCACGCCGTCCGGCCTGATCAGCCTGATCAAGAAGAACCTGAACGCCGGCCTGGACCGCTCCGGCGCCTCCATCGGGGAGGCCACCGAGTTCGTGGTCGGATGTTCGGTGAACCTGGGGGCCAAGGACCTGGACCGGGAGCAGAAGGTGCTGAATCGCAAGATCGTCGCCGGCGCCGACTTCGCCTATTCGCAGCCGCTGTTCTCGGTCGAGCCGCTCCGCTTCTTCCGGGAGCGCTACGAGGACAGGTACGGCGAGCTGAAGCTGCCGATCCTGGTCGGCCTGCTGCCCGTGGTGTCGCTTCGCCACGCCGAGTTCCTGCACAACGAGGTTCCCGGCATCTCGGTGCCGGACAGGGTGCTGGAGACGATGGCCGCTGCCGGAGAGAACGGGCAGAAGGAGGGCCTGGAGCTCGCCCTGCAGACCGGCCACGAGCTGACCGACCTGGCCGCCGGCCTCTACCTCCTGCCGCCTTTCGGCCGCTACCACCTGGCGGCCGAGCTCATCGAGCAGTTCCGTGCGATGCTCCAGCCCGCGGCCGGCCGGGCCGGCACCTAG